In one window of Candidatus Thermoplasmatota archaeon DNA:
- a CDS encoding DNA-directed RNA polymerase subunit D, which produces MKLKFMEDGDDCIKVLIEGTTPDFVNAIRRTLLADVPKLAIENVTIYDNASALFDEIVAHRISLIPLPTDPDILVPREECICGGEGCPNCIVHYTLSKEGECTVYSGDLKAEDPVWAVKDDKIPILRLLKDQRIILEAEAELGTGKKHAKWQTVSGAGYTYYPKIVITNECNGCMECIKMCPRGVLGVKKGKVAVKNLEECSLCKSCAEACANNAIKVEGNPNKIIFHFETDGSLTARRAFIEGLKILYKKYDELEKAI; this is translated from the coding sequence ATGAAACTTAAATTTATGGAAGATGGGGATGATTGCATAAAGGTGCTGATAGAAGGCACAACACCGGATTTTGTAAACGCAATAAGAAGGACTTTGCTGGCAGATGTACCAAAACTTGCCATAGAAAATGTTACAATATATGATAACGCGTCTGCTTTATTCGATGAAATAGTAGCCCACAGAATTTCTTTAATACCTCTTCCAACGGACCCGGATATTCTTGTCCCCAGGGAGGAATGCATCTGCGGCGGCGAGGGATGCCCGAACTGCATCGTCCATTATACGCTCAGTAAAGAGGGAGAATGTACGGTTTACTCCGGGGATTTGAAAGCAGAAGATCCGGTGTGGGCTGTAAAAGATGATAAAATTCCGATACTAAGGCTTCTGAAGGACCAGAGAATTATACTGGAGGCAGAGGCAGAACTTGGCACAGGAAAGAAACATGCAAAATGGCAAACAGTTTCGGGAGCGGGATATACCTATTATCCAAAGATAGTGATAACAAATGAATGCAATGGATGTATGGAATGCATAAAAATGTGTCCCAGGGGCGTTCTCGGGGTAAAAAAAGGAAAAGTTGCTGTAAAAAACCTGGAGGAATGCAGTCTGTGCAAGAGCTGTGCCGAAGCATGTGCTAACAACGCAATAAAAGTTGAGGGCAATCCAAACAAAATCATATTTCATTTTGAGACCGACGGTTCTTTAACAGCAAGGAGGGCTTTTATTGAGGGGCTAAAAATTCTTTATAAAAAGTATGACGAACTGGAAAAGGCGATATAA
- a CDS encoding 30S ribosomal protein S4, with amino-acid sequence MGDPKFPRKKYETPSHPWEAERIERERELIHKYGLKNKREIWKAETFLRKIRGHTRELFVGAGEKQIEKEKEELLKRMVTLGILSPNSQLDDVLALTIEDILARRLQTQVYLHGLSFTPRQARQMIIHGHIAVNGKKVRVPSYMVKKSEEDTIQYMPASPFGDEMHPMRPKAEQKIELKEEA; translated from the coding sequence ATGGGAGATCCGAAATTTCCGAGAAAAAAATATGAAACGCCGTCTCATCCATGGGAGGCAGAAAGGATAGAGAGAGAAAGAGAATTAATTCATAAGTATGGATTAAAAAATAAAAGAGAGATATGGAAAGCCGAAACTTTTTTGAGAAAAATAAGGGGCCATACAAGGGAGTTATTTGTTGGCGCCGGGGAAAAACAGATAGAAAAGGAAAAAGAAGAGCTTTTAAAAAGGATGGTTACGCTGGGCATACTATCTCCCAATTCCCAGCTTGACGATGTTCTTGCCCTCACGATAGAGGATATTCTGGCAAGAAGACTGCAGACACAGGTATATTTACACGGGCTTTCTTTTACGCCAAGACAGGCACGGCAGATGATAATTCACGGGCATATAGCCGTTAACGGTAAAAAAGTTAGAGTGCCATCTTATATGGTAAAAAAAAGCGAGGAGGATACGATCCAGTATATGCCAGCATCACCCTTCGGTGATGAAATGCACCCTATGAGGCCAAAAGCAGAACAGAAGATAGAACTAAAAGAGGAGGCTTAA
- a CDS encoding 30S ribosomal protein S11: MGKWAVTHIFASHNDTIITATDLTGAETLAKCSGGMIVKSDKDEGSPYAAMRAAQKIAEELKEKGVDSVNIKVRGIGRGRSKNPGRGAQAAIRALARAGLKIGRIEDVTPTPHDGCREKGGKRGRRV; the protein is encoded by the coding sequence ATGGGAAAATGGGCAGTAACTCATATATTTGCATCCCACAATGACACAATAATTACCGCAACAGATTTGACAGGGGCAGAAACACTTGCAAAATGCTCCGGCGGGATGATTGTAAAATCAGACAAGGACGAAGGATCTCCTTATGCGGCAATGCGTGCAGCACAAAAAATCGCTGAGGAATTAAAAGAAAAAGGGGTGGATTCTGTCAATATAAAGGTTCGCGGAATCGGGAGAGGGAGATCCAAAAATCCTGGTCGGGGGGCACAGGCAGCTATAAGAGCGTTGGCACGGGCTGGCTTAAAAATAGGGAGAATAGAAGATGTCACCCCCACACCCCATGATGGCTGTCGAGAAAAAGGCGGTAAAAGGGGAAGAAGGGTATGA